The Arthrobacter russicus genome has a segment encoding these proteins:
- a CDS encoding PucR family transcriptional regulator, translated as MAITLTDLLDNPTLKLRALGSSTSTVGTPIEWVAVTEVENPQPFLSGSELVLTTGARLATADAQRVFVRQVKRAGAVGIGFGTGFGHDAVPAPLVAEANRWSIPIIEVPYQTPFIAVGKLVADALSAEHVAELEALLAGHQALAQSLLTANQTLGSGLPSLLATLQSMVGTDVVLEQFQAKVFSSLPDAEPNDDDWLPVPVPTGKRDSCTLWLRKPFRDAGIVDYAKSLISLELANQWQRRDAGRHVAGQVIHDVLRAALPAADISARLRGIQINPAEKNLMLLVQVPDKKFALLSGIALPPALGAGITAVVDGEFLVVLPAAVGDPVQLARHLSRYLHGAGIPASVGVGGAYTQANGLRWSYFEAREAAGRGLDVNEPERLSLTSLLLASEDVPMLDMATETLGPLLEFDELHGAELMNTLASYLQLNGSLAAVADDLSLHRNTVRYRLGQITELTGFDPAVTADRVQLWLALSVRKLN; from the coding sequence ATGGCGATTACGCTCACCGACCTGCTCGACAACCCCACACTCAAACTGCGCGCGCTCGGCTCTTCGACCAGCACGGTGGGCACCCCGATCGAGTGGGTCGCGGTCACCGAAGTCGAGAATCCACAGCCTTTCCTGAGCGGCTCCGAGTTGGTCCTGACCACCGGAGCCCGCTTGGCCACGGCTGATGCGCAACGGGTTTTCGTCCGGCAGGTCAAGCGGGCCGGCGCCGTAGGCATCGGTTTCGGCACCGGCTTCGGCCATGACGCGGTACCTGCCCCACTGGTCGCCGAGGCAAACCGCTGGAGCATCCCGATCATCGAAGTCCCGTACCAGACCCCGTTCATCGCGGTCGGCAAGCTGGTCGCCGATGCGCTTAGCGCCGAGCACGTCGCGGAGCTGGAGGCACTGCTCGCCGGCCATCAAGCGTTGGCGCAGTCCTTGCTGACCGCAAACCAAACCCTCGGATCCGGGCTGCCCAGCCTGTTGGCGACGCTTCAGTCGATGGTGGGCACCGACGTCGTGCTGGAACAATTCCAGGCCAAGGTTTTCAGTTCCTTGCCCGACGCCGAGCCCAACGACGACGATTGGCTCCCGGTTCCGGTACCGACCGGCAAACGGGACTCCTGCACGCTGTGGTTGCGCAAGCCATTCCGGGATGCCGGAATCGTCGACTATGCGAAGAGCCTGATCAGCTTGGAACTCGCCAATCAATGGCAGCGTCGGGACGCCGGGCGGCACGTCGCCGGGCAGGTCATCCATGACGTACTGCGTGCCGCGTTGCCGGCAGCCGACATCTCGGCCAGATTGCGCGGCATCCAGATCAATCCGGCGGAGAAGAACCTGATGTTGCTGGTCCAGGTCCCGGACAAGAAGTTCGCCCTGTTGAGCGGCATCGCCTTGCCGCCAGCACTCGGGGCCGGGATCACTGCGGTGGTGGACGGTGAGTTTTTGGTGGTTTTGCCCGCTGCGGTCGGGGATCCGGTGCAACTGGCACGGCATCTGTCGCGATATTTGCACGGCGCTGGGATTCCGGCCTCAGTCGGCGTCGGTGGAGCCTACACACAGGCCAACGGCTTGCGTTGGAGCTATTTCGAAGCCCGGGAAGCGGCGGGCCGCGGCTTGGACGTCAACGAGCCGGAACGGCTGTCCTTGACTTCGTTGCTTCTGGCCAGCGAAGACGTGCCGATGCTGGACATGGCAACCGAGACTTTGGGGCCGTTGCTCGAATTCGACGAGTTGCATGGCGCGGAACTGATGAACACCTTGGCCAGCTACCTCCAGCTGAACGGGTCGCTGGCCGCCGTCGCCGACGATCTTTCACTGCACCGCAACACGGTGCGTTACCGTTTGGGCCAAATCACCGAGCTGACCGGATTCGACCCGGCCGTGACCGCAGACCGGGTGCAGCTCTGGCTCGCCCTCTCCGTCCGCAAGCTGAACTGA
- a CDS encoding cholesterol oxidase substrate-binding domain-containing protein yields the protein MKNQNLPIENLAGGLNRRGFLGATAAAAGGFVFLGYEAPANAAAGPAAFPKTIPLYREVYKNWDEAIVSDALWTCAPTSSADVVRVVNWAHSQGYRVRARGYRHSWSPLTVAGKTPGSDKVILVDTTKSLTGMQLAGDRLVTVQAGASMLELLTYLAAKGYGLTAAPAPGDISVAGALAINGHGTAVPGAGESSYPGQGFGTLSNLVVSVKAIVWDETQNAYAERRFDRTDPECSALLTHLGRSFLTEVTLQVVDDYNVRCRNYTDIDISELFAHPDRMTSRSLSRLIDGAGRVGIIWYAFTDRPWVQIWEVSPNRPWFSRKVVTPFNYPFADNLPTPVPQLLGELVEGNPQVAPKFCAAILAATEAGLTLSGARDMWGKSKNFIHFVKPTTLRVTAGSHAVITRRDQVQRVVHDFTTFYNQKLAEYQAANKFPINSGLEIRVTGLDDPRDTGIPGAQPAALSAALPVPGRPDWDTAVWLDVLTLPDTPDNAEFYMELEDYFHRFDPALGLPRPEWAKRWAHTPQGPWTDRKALKQQIPAAFPQWESAVATLAKHDPAGLYRNPLLDELFG from the coding sequence ATGAAGAATCAGAATTTGCCCATCGAAAACCTCGCGGGCGGGCTCAATCGCCGAGGATTCCTCGGCGCCACGGCCGCCGCAGCCGGCGGGTTCGTGTTCCTCGGATACGAGGCGCCGGCCAACGCGGCAGCCGGGCCGGCCGCCTTCCCGAAGACCATCCCGCTGTACCGCGAGGTCTACAAGAACTGGGACGAGGCCATCGTCTCCGACGCCCTCTGGACCTGCGCACCGACGTCGAGCGCCGACGTCGTCCGGGTGGTCAATTGGGCCCACAGCCAGGGCTACCGGGTCCGGGCCCGCGGCTACCGGCACAGCTGGTCGCCGCTGACCGTGGCCGGCAAAACTCCGGGCTCCGACAAGGTGATTCTGGTCGACACCACCAAAAGCCTGACCGGAATGCAGTTGGCCGGCGACCGGCTGGTCACCGTCCAAGCCGGGGCTTCGATGCTCGAACTGCTCACCTATCTGGCCGCCAAAGGCTATGGACTCACTGCGGCCCCGGCGCCCGGAGATATTTCGGTGGCCGGCGCGCTGGCCATCAACGGGCACGGCACCGCGGTGCCGGGGGCCGGTGAATCCAGCTATCCCGGGCAGGGCTTCGGCACGCTGAGCAACCTGGTGGTCTCGGTCAAGGCGATCGTCTGGGACGAGACGCAGAACGCCTATGCGGAGCGGCGCTTCGATCGCACTGATCCGGAATGCTCGGCCCTGCTGACCCACCTCGGCCGGTCGTTCCTCACCGAGGTCACGCTGCAGGTGGTCGACGATTACAACGTGCGCTGCCGCAACTACACGGACATCGATATCTCGGAGCTGTTCGCGCATCCGGACCGGATGACCTCCCGGTCATTGAGCCGGTTGATCGACGGTGCCGGCCGGGTGGGCATCATCTGGTACGCCTTCACCGACCGGCCTTGGGTGCAGATCTGGGAAGTCAGCCCGAACCGTCCGTGGTTCTCCCGCAAAGTGGTCACCCCGTTCAATTACCCGTTCGCGGACAACTTGCCGACGCCGGTGCCGCAGTTGCTGGGCGAACTGGTGGAGGGCAACCCGCAAGTAGCACCGAAGTTCTGCGCGGCGATCCTGGCGGCAACCGAAGCCGGACTCACGCTTTCCGGGGCCCGTGACATGTGGGGAAAATCGAAGAACTTCATCCACTTCGTCAAGCCGACGACGCTCCGGGTCACCGCCGGAAGCCACGCGGTGATCACCCGCCGGGACCAGGTGCAGCGCGTGGTGCACGATTTCACCACGTTCTACAACCAGAAGTTGGCCGAGTACCAGGCGGCGAACAAGTTCCCGATCAATAGCGGACTGGAAATCCGAGTCACCGGACTGGACGACCCCCGGGACACCGGGATTCCAGGAGCGCAGCCGGCCGCTTTGTCCGCGGCGCTTCCGGTGCCGGGCCGCCCGGACTGGGACACCGCGGTCTGGCTGGATGTGCTCACCTTGCCGGACACCCCGGACAACGCCGAGTTCTACATGGAGTTGGAAGACTATTTCCACCGCTTCGACCCGGCGTTGGGACTGCCCCGGCCGGAGTGGGCCAAACGCTGGGCGCACACCCCGCAAGGTCCCTGGACTGATCGGAAAGCCCTCAAGCAGCAGATCCCGGCGGCCTTCCCGCAGTGGGAATCGGCGGTGGCCACTTTGGCGAAACACGATCCGGCAGGGCTGTACCGGAATCCATTGCTGGACGAGCTCTTCGGCTGA
- a CDS encoding DUF6318 family protein, whose protein sequence is MVLTKVFRFTAVAGLLLGASACTGAGGAPSSSTSPPSASASSSSASPTPTAAYKPADANGPAENVPKPEKPALADEFSEQGLDAFTRYWYAAYNYMQETGDISLVQAVTEQSCARCNNVISSASDWYKNKNWVVGGLITVDATKVSFVKASNGAYQVLIQYGIGEGQYIKADKTLGDKIDKTVANGDVLNAVHNGNQWVVTDIGKAG, encoded by the coding sequence TTGGTATTGACGAAGGTTTTCAGATTTACTGCGGTAGCCGGGCTACTGCTCGGGGCGAGTGCATGCACCGGCGCAGGGGGCGCCCCGAGCAGTTCAACCAGTCCACCGAGCGCATCGGCTTCAAGCAGTTCGGCCAGCCCGACGCCGACCGCGGCCTACAAGCCGGCGGACGCCAACGGACCGGCCGAGAACGTGCCCAAACCAGAAAAGCCGGCGTTGGCGGACGAGTTCTCAGAGCAAGGTTTGGATGCGTTCACGAGGTACTGGTACGCGGCGTATAACTACATGCAAGAAACCGGGGATATCTCGTTGGTTCAGGCGGTTACTGAGCAATCATGCGCAAGGTGCAACAACGTTATCTCTAGCGCATCTGACTGGTATAAGAACAAAAACTGGGTCGTTGGAGGGCTCATCACCGTCGACGCGACCAAAGTGTCCTTCGTTAAAGCGTCGAATGGGGCCTACCAGGTACTCATCCAGTACGGCATTGGTGAGGGGCAATACATCAAAGCCGATAAGACTCTGGGCGACAAAATCGACAAGACCGTAGCAAACGGCGATGTCCTAAATGCGGTCCACAATGGAAATCAATGGGTCGTAACAGACATCGGAAAAGCTGGCTAA
- a CDS encoding HNH endonuclease, translating to MEQQKPLIWFQGVGSDPSVFLPIFPVFLINEEPMQRQFVVDLVDKFEQPDSPLEEAIKRYRQVLTRQRLHQPIFRSMVLAAYQSRCAVCSLKQASLLDAAHIIPDNEADGIASVSNGLALCKLHHAAFDNQILGITPDYVVRIREEILHEAGGSMLRFGLQNYEGQKLLTIPKSTHKRPDQQLLHRAYEKFLSAQSS from the coding sequence ATGGAACAGCAAAAACCCTTGATTTGGTTTCAGGGAGTAGGCAGTGATCCGTCGGTTTTTCTTCCTATTTTTCCAGTTTTTTTGATCAACGAAGAACCTATGCAGCGACAGTTTGTCGTGGATCTCGTTGATAAATTTGAGCAACCAGATAGCCCCTTAGAAGAGGCCATCAAACGTTACCGCCAGGTGCTGACCAGGCAACGTCTTCACCAGCCAATCTTTCGGTCAATGGTGCTTGCCGCATACCAGTCTCGCTGCGCAGTCTGCTCGCTCAAACAGGCTTCCCTTCTCGATGCAGCCCATATAATCCCGGACAATGAAGCCGATGGCATCGCCTCGGTAAGTAACGGACTCGCGCTTTGCAAGCTCCACCACGCAGCCTTTGATAATCAGATTCTTGGAATCACGCCAGACTATGTGGTCAGAATTCGGGAAGAGATTCTCCACGAAGCCGGTGGTTCGATGCTCCGATTTGGACTCCAAAACTATGAAGGACAGAAGCTCCTGACGATCCCCAAGTCGACACACAAAAGGCCTGACCAACAACTCTTGCATCGAGCCTATGAAAAGTTCTTGAGCGCACAATCAAGCTAG
- a CDS encoding ABC transporter substrate-binding protein — protein MPNTPETPDHTPEEVQTTKIVAGQKPARNNKAKTKQPRTQKRRTLEISIAVGIAAVIIAGAATATIAANSNNNSSNNQPAQAADELKELKLGYFGNVTHALPVVGVQQGFYAKELKNTELKTQVFNAGPAAVEALNAGAIDAAYLGPNPAINSYVKSKGASISIVAGAASGGAQLVVKPEINNAQDLKNKVLATPQLGGTQDVALRNWLADNGLKVSTNGGNDVTINPTDNAQTLKLFQEGKLDGAWLPEPWASRLVLQAGAKVLVDEKDLWKDGQFPTTILIVNKTFLNEHPAAVKALLSAQLNTQDWLAANQDQAIKAVNDGLKQAAGATLPDEVLQRALANLTFTADPIATSYPALLANGVKAGVTQDADLNGIFDLRLLNEVLKERNKPAISAGSLGQS, from the coding sequence ATGCCGAACACTCCAGAAACTCCGGACCACACCCCCGAAGAAGTCCAGACCACCAAGATCGTGGCCGGCCAGAAACCGGCGCGGAACAATAAAGCAAAAACGAAGCAACCCCGGACCCAAAAGCGCCGCACCTTGGAAATCTCGATCGCCGTCGGCATCGCAGCGGTGATCATCGCCGGCGCCGCCACCGCGACGATCGCCGCCAACAGCAATAACAACAGCAGCAACAACCAACCGGCCCAGGCCGCCGACGAGCTCAAAGAGCTCAAGCTCGGCTACTTCGGGAACGTCACGCACGCGCTGCCCGTAGTCGGCGTGCAACAGGGTTTCTACGCCAAAGAACTCAAGAACACCGAACTGAAAACCCAGGTCTTCAACGCCGGCCCGGCCGCGGTCGAGGCGCTCAACGCCGGTGCCATCGACGCCGCCTACCTGGGCCCGAACCCGGCGATCAACTCCTACGTGAAGTCCAAAGGCGCGTCGATCAGCATTGTCGCCGGGGCAGCCTCCGGGGGAGCGCAGCTGGTGGTCAAGCCGGAAATCAATAATGCCCAGGACCTGAAAAACAAAGTCCTGGCCACCCCGCAACTCGGCGGCACCCAAGACGTCGCGCTGCGCAATTGGCTCGCGGACAACGGACTGAAAGTCTCCACCAACGGCGGCAACGACGTCACGATCAACCCCACGGACAACGCGCAAACCCTCAAACTCTTCCAAGAAGGCAAGCTGGACGGCGCCTGGTTGCCCGAGCCCTGGGCATCCCGACTGGTTCTCCAAGCCGGCGCCAAGGTGCTCGTGGACGAAAAGGACCTGTGGAAAGACGGCCAATTCCCCACCACGATCCTGATCGTGAACAAGACCTTCCTCAACGAACACCCCGCTGCGGTCAAAGCCCTGCTCAGCGCACAATTGAACACCCAGGATTGGCTCGCCGCCAACCAGGACCAGGCGATCAAGGCAGTCAATGACGGGCTCAAACAAGCTGCCGGTGCCACCCTGCCGGACGAAGTCCTGCAGCGGGCCCTGGCCAACCTGACCTTCACCGCGGATCCGATCGCCACCAGCTACCCCGCTTTGCTCGCCAATGGCGTCAAGGCCGGCGTAACCCAGGACGCCGACCTCAACGGGATCTTCGACCTGCGGCTGCTCAACGAGGTGCTCAAAGAACGGAACAAACCGGCGATCAGCGCCGGAAGCCTCGGCCAGAGCTGA
- a CDS encoding ABC transporter permease: protein MSNTLTDPAQSAAGPAEAQPNGGKEAELEGLDKLQTDTAQQKNLKKTLIRIIAPLAAVLVLIGIWQVYVLISGKRADVVPGPLDVAGTFGQLWAQGTLQEAVWTSVQRGLIGFLVSAVIGTALGLLLAQVKPLRIAFGPLISGLQVLPSVAWVPAAIIWFGLSDGTVYFVLLMGAIPSIINGLISGIDQVPPQYRSMGSVLGASKLEMAFKIILPAALPGYLSGLKQGWAFSWRSLMAAEIIAIGGTLGFGLGSLLQRGRDLSDMGMVMAAILVILFVGIIVELAVFAPIERKLLRGRGLLSA, encoded by the coding sequence ATGTCTAATACGCTGACTGATCCCGCGCAATCGGCAGCCGGGCCCGCTGAAGCGCAGCCGAACGGTGGAAAAGAAGCCGAGCTCGAGGGCCTGGACAAACTCCAGACCGACACTGCGCAGCAAAAAAACCTCAAGAAGACCTTGATCCGGATCATCGCGCCGCTGGCCGCGGTGTTGGTCCTAATCGGCATTTGGCAGGTCTACGTGCTGATCAGCGGCAAACGCGCCGATGTGGTGCCCGGACCGCTCGATGTGGCCGGTACTTTCGGTCAGCTCTGGGCGCAAGGGACCCTGCAAGAAGCGGTTTGGACCTCGGTGCAACGCGGGTTGATCGGATTCCTGGTCAGCGCCGTGATCGGAACCGCCCTGGGCCTGCTGCTGGCCCAGGTCAAGCCGCTGCGGATCGCTTTCGGGCCGTTGATCTCCGGTTTGCAGGTGTTGCCGAGCGTCGCCTGGGTGCCGGCCGCGATCATCTGGTTCGGGCTCTCCGACGGCACGGTGTATTTCGTCCTGCTGATGGGTGCGATTCCGTCGATCATCAACGGGCTGATTTCCGGCATCGACCAGGTGCCGCCGCAGTACCGTTCGATGGGCTCGGTGCTCGGTGCTTCCAAGCTCGAGATGGCGTTCAAGATCATTCTGCCTGCTGCCCTGCCGGGCTATCTTTCCGGGTTGAAACAGGGCTGGGCTTTCTCCTGGCGATCCTTGATGGCCGCAGAGATCATTGCGATCGGCGGCACCTTGGGCTTCGGTCTCGGTTCGTTGCTGCAACGGGGTCGTGACCTTTCGGATATGGGCATGGTGATGGCGGCGATTCTGGTGATCCTCTTCGTCGGAATCATCGTGGAGCTCGCCGTCTTCGCCCCGATCGAGCGCAAACTGCTCCGCGGCCGCGGCCTGCTGTCTGCCTGA
- a CDS encoding FAD-dependent oxidoreductase — translation MSSHTELFQRNADRPLRVAVVGSGPAGVYAADILTKSDLVKSGELSVSIDLFDRYPAPFGLIRYGVAPDHPRIKGIIQALHKVLDRGDIRFFGNVDYGTDISLADLRKHYDAVIFATGAIDDAALNIPGIDLDGSFGGADFVSWYDGHPDVAREWPLEATEIAVLGNGNVALDVARVLSKHADDLLVTEIPENVYAGLKKSPVTDVHVFGRRGPAQIKFTPLELRELSHSKDVDIILYPEDFEFDEASDEAIKTNNQVKTMVNTLTNWLVEQPEESTASRRLHLHFLHNPVEILGVAGKVTGIKFERTELDGTGNARGTGEFVEYPVQAVYRSIGYFGSALSEIEFDAQRGVVSNAGGRVLGADGEHTPGIYATGWIKRGPVGLIGHTKGDALETITYLLEDLDSLPAAESPDPEAVVALLDQRGVEFTSWEGWHALDAHEKSLGENFDAAALGLEISRERVKVVARDEMVQISRSISADV, via the coding sequence TTGTCTAGCCATACCGAACTGTTCCAGCGCAATGCTGACCGTCCGTTGCGGGTTGCCGTGGTGGGGTCTGGTCCGGCTGGGGTGTATGCGGCGGATATTTTGACGAAGTCTGATTTGGTCAAAAGTGGTGAGCTGTCGGTCAGTATTGATTTGTTTGATCGGTATCCGGCGCCGTTTGGTTTGATTCGGTATGGGGTGGCGCCGGATCATCCGCGGATCAAGGGGATTATTCAGGCGTTGCATAAGGTGCTGGATCGCGGCGATATCCGCTTCTTCGGCAACGTCGACTATGGCACTGACATCTCGCTGGCAGATTTGCGGAAGCATTATGATGCGGTGATTTTTGCTACTGGTGCGATTGATGATGCTGCTTTGAACATTCCGGGTATTGATCTGGATGGTTCTTTTGGTGGCGCTGATTTTGTTTCGTGGTATGACGGGCATCCTGATGTGGCGCGGGAGTGGCCATTGGAAGCGACTGAGATTGCCGTGCTGGGTAACGGCAACGTGGCGCTTGATGTTGCCCGGGTCTTGTCGAAGCATGCTGATGATTTGTTGGTGACGGAGATTCCGGAGAATGTTTATGCGGGGTTGAAGAAGTCTCCGGTGACTGATGTGCATGTGTTTGGTCGTCGGGGTCCGGCGCAGATTAAGTTCACGCCGTTGGAGTTGCGGGAGTTGTCGCATTCGAAGGATGTGGACATTATTTTGTATCCGGAGGATTTCGAGTTTGATGAAGCTTCGGATGAGGCGATCAAGACGAATAACCAGGTGAAGACGATGGTGAACACGTTGACGAACTGGTTGGTAGAACAGCCGGAAGAGTCGACTGCTTCGCGTCGTCTGCATCTGCACTTCCTGCACAATCCGGTGGAGATTCTGGGTGTTGCTGGCAAGGTGACCGGGATCAAGTTTGAGCGTACTGAGTTGGATGGGACGGGTAATGCTCGGGGTACGGGGGAGTTCGTGGAGTACCCGGTGCAAGCGGTGTACCGCTCGATCGGCTACTTCGGCTCCGCACTGTCCGAGATCGAATTCGATGCGCAGCGCGGTGTGGTCAGCAATGCTGGTGGCCGGGTTCTGGGTGCCGACGGCGAACACACTCCGGGCATCTATGCGACGGGGTGGATCAAGCGCGGTCCGGTCGGTTTGATCGGGCATACCAAAGGCGACGCCCTGGAGACCATCACCTACCTGTTGGAAGACCTGGATTCCCTGCCGGCCGCAGAGTCTCCGGACCCGGAGGCTGTCGTGGCGCTTTTGGACCAGCGTGGCGTCGAATTCACCAGCTGGGAAGGCTGGCACGCCCTGGACGCCCACGAAAAGTCGCTCGGTGAAAACTTTGACGCCGCGGCCCTGGGACTGGAAATCAGCCGCGAGCGGGTCAAAGTCGTCGCCCGCGACGAAATGGTCCAGATTTCCCGCAGCATCAGCGCCGACGTCTAA
- the cobA gene encoding uroporphyrinogen-III C-methyltransferase → MTARDLYPISLRLLGRPALVVGGGPVATRRAKALLDAGAVLTVVAPKVSAELHGMHDAGLLTWLARAYRTADLAGMWFAQTATGLPEVDGQVAADAEAARIWCVNAADQEASSAWTPAVAQVDDVTVAVNAGGDPRRALAIRRGIVEAFETGALPVRRHRPGNGSVALVGGGPGAEDLITVRGRKLLAQADVVVADRLGPRGLLAQLESDTQVIEVGKSPQHHPVPQHEINAILVREARAGKRVVRLKGGDPFVLGRGGEEAEFCREHGVDVEVVPGVTSAVSVPAAAGIPVTHRGLARGFTVVSAHEDLADVPPGSDHTVVLLMGVATLRRSAVTLTTKERGENCPVAIIEDGFGSGQRITIGTLGGIADQAEAVGVASPAVVVVGDVVRISPFAPAEFVRVAIGEVAHAAR, encoded by the coding sequence ATGACCGCTCGCGATCTGTATCCGATTTCGCTCCGCCTGCTGGGCCGCCCAGCCTTGGTGGTGGGCGGTGGCCCGGTGGCGACCCGCAGGGCCAAAGCCCTGCTCGACGCGGGTGCGGTTCTCACCGTAGTAGCTCCCAAAGTCTCGGCCGAACTGCACGGAATGCACGACGCCGGTCTGCTCACCTGGCTTGCCCGCGCTTACCGGACTGCCGACTTGGCGGGCATGTGGTTCGCGCAGACGGCTACCGGGCTCCCGGAGGTAGACGGCCAGGTGGCGGCTGACGCCGAAGCCGCTCGGATCTGGTGTGTGAACGCGGCCGATCAGGAAGCTTCCTCAGCCTGGACGCCCGCCGTTGCGCAAGTGGACGATGTCACCGTTGCAGTCAACGCCGGCGGGGATCCGCGCCGCGCGCTGGCGATCCGGCGTGGCATTGTCGAGGCCTTTGAGACCGGAGCGTTGCCGGTCCGGCGCCACCGCCCCGGCAACGGCTCGGTTGCCCTGGTCGGCGGCGGTCCCGGCGCCGAAGACCTGATCACGGTGCGCGGCCGGAAGCTGCTCGCGCAGGCCGATGTGGTGGTCGCCGATCGCCTCGGACCGCGCGGACTGTTGGCACAACTGGAATCCGATACGCAGGTCATCGAGGTGGGCAAGAGCCCGCAGCACCATCCGGTACCGCAGCACGAAATCAATGCAATTCTGGTCCGGGAGGCGAGGGCCGGAAAGCGGGTGGTCCGGCTCAAAGGCGGCGATCCGTTCGTTTTGGGCCGCGGCGGCGAAGAAGCCGAGTTCTGCCGGGAACACGGCGTCGACGTCGAAGTCGTCCCCGGTGTGACCTCGGCGGTTTCAGTACCGGCGGCGGCCGGGATCCCCGTGACGCACCGCGGGCTGGCCAGGGGATTCACCGTCGTTTCCGCACATGAGGATCTGGCCGACGTCCCGCCCGGCAGCGACCATACTGTGGTGCTCTTGATGGGCGTCGCCACGCTGCGCCGTTCCGCGGTGACCTTGACCACAAAGGAACGGGGCGAAAACTGCCCGGTTGCTATCATCGAAGATGGGTTCGGTTCCGGCCAGCGGATCACCATCGGCACCTTGGGCGGCATCGCTGATCAAGCGGAAGCCGTCGGGGTCGCCTCGCCCGCCGTCGTCGTGGTTGGCGATGTGGTGCGGATCAGCCCATTCGCGCCGGCCGAATTCGTCCGGGTTGCCATCGGCGAAGTAGCGCACGCAGCTCGTTGA
- a CDS encoding ABC transporter ATP-binding protein — protein MTVTSTATEPLAPEPPTAPEPTTAGHQPAPRPVVVLDGLGKTFGSGQSQNTVLEDVDLTIGQGEFVALLGASGCGKSTLLNLIAGLEAPSKGAMEIPSDGVAFMFQDANLFPWLTAQGNVELALELRGVPKAERKTRAEALLALVHLQHAGKKRPHELSGGMRQRVALARSLAQDKHVLLMDEPFAALDAITRDLLHEELTRIWRHTGRTIVFVTHNVREAVRLGQRVLLLSSRPGKVIREWRIDDAQKQPEQAALLADEMTAALRQEISRHV, from the coding sequence ATGACTGTGACCTCCACTGCCACAGAACCCCTGGCCCCGGAACCCCCGACGGCGCCGGAACCGACGACGGCGGGGCACCAGCCAGCGCCGCGGCCGGTCGTGGTCTTGGACGGGCTCGGCAAAACCTTCGGCAGCGGCCAATCCCAGAACACGGTGTTGGAAGACGTCGATCTGACCATTGGGCAGGGCGAATTCGTGGCCTTGCTGGGTGCCTCGGGCTGCGGGAAATCGACGCTGCTCAACCTGATCGCCGGCCTGGAGGCGCCGAGCAAGGGTGCCATGGAGATCCCCTCCGACGGCGTCGCCTTCATGTTCCAGGACGCGAACCTGTTCCCCTGGCTGACCGCGCAAGGCAACGTCGAACTGGCTTTGGAGCTCCGGGGAGTGCCCAAAGCCGAACGCAAAACGAGAGCCGAAGCGCTCTTGGCCCTGGTGCACCTGCAGCATGCCGGCAAGAAGCGTCCGCACGAACTCTCCGGCGGCATGCGGCAACGCGTCGCCTTGGCCCGTTCGCTGGCCCAGGACAAGCACGTCCTGTTGATGGACGAGCCCTTTGCGGCCCTGGATGCGATCACCCGGGATTTGCTGCACGAAGAGCTCACCCGGATTTGGCGGCACACCGGCCGCACCATCGTTTTCGTCACTCACAACGTCCGGGAAGCGGTCCGGTTGGGCCAGCGGGTTCTGCTGCTTTCCTCCCGCCCGGGCAAAGTGATCCGGGAATGGCGGATCGACGACGCGCAGAAGCAGCCGGAGCAGGCTGCGCTGCTGGCCGACGAGATGACCGCCGCACTGCGCCAGGAGATCAGCCGGCATGTCTAA